The Eriocheir sinensis breed Jianghai 21 chromosome 24, ASM2467909v1, whole genome shotgun sequence genome contains a region encoding:
- the LOC127002951 gene encoding uncharacterized protein LOC127002951, giving the protein MHTRPCQARPALPGRRAAAAVSFRVYKATRLLDLHTLSVHWSVTDEPPNASPPAQRSLQQFKMNFLRVVAVLVAVLVSVASVTEASPLFGLFSGRRGGHRGGRRGGSNGVNGIVGDAYADVNGDIFPGYPNPLGFLR; this is encoded by the exons ATGCACACTCGTCCTTGCCAGGCCCGGCCAGCACTTCCAGGCCGGCGAGCCGCGGCAGCTGTCTCGTTCCGGGTATATAAGGCCACACGCCTCCTGGACCTGCACACACTCTCAGTCCACTGGTCAGTGACCGACGAGCCTCCCAACGCTTCTCCTCCAG CTCAACGCTCCCTCCAGCAGTTCAAGATGAACTTCCTCCGCGTCGTGGCAGTACTTGTGGCGGTGCTGGTCTCCGTGGCCTCCGTCACCGAGGCGTCGCCCCTCTTCGGTCTCTTCAGCGGCCGCCGTGGCGGACATCGTGGCGGCCGTCGTGGCGGCTCAAATGGCGTCAACGGCATCGTCGGGGACGCGTACGCCGACGTCAACGGGGACATCTTCCCCGGCTACCCCAACCCCCTGGGCTTCCTGCGCTAG